One part of the Pecten maximus chromosome 9, xPecMax1.1, whole genome shotgun sequence genome encodes these proteins:
- the LOC117334102 gene encoding chondroitin sulfate proteoglycan 4-like, with amino-acid sequence MAINHAAFILVFLCLHRPSETASFYGDSHVSLPFSDASSSTAVQLRFKTRRPDGLLLLAAGTMDYLSVSLSGGVVQLQADFGSGEIILNSSPDVRLDDGRWHQVRVTRSNAVNTLQVDTDNKLSAVSPGQLFELNIQNAIYLGGTGGFQSPSGIEYKYFRGCMSNVMFNRYNIISAAQMLQGMEKTFKVSWDCDEEFDATVTDPISLTTNFSFVAFPHLRAISQGSLTFELKTMSHTSLLVFSSGHGSSSTSLVAIELVERHIQLVVDRGEGEVTVKSDNLVSDGRWHQVQVRFYADHVILLVDGEEDRGDFQSGRKNHFSLRGHLFMGGVGLHGTEKAIRRNLKSVQGDKVSSTLGCIRNIHVNSRPLGFPHIQISESVSSICEWTFPCADDPCSPQETCEEEGNTFRCSCDGDSCHGGLGKVPSQQDSTADPRRGSNERVKLVTVQALEVKEGSQQVITTDNINVVFNHRSYGIRESAIQFNIVTEPSNGRIENTLGRRRNSNVFTLLDLQGSKIFYQHEGSELPADEVILEMDVIADNENIPEELVRRFAFVLPIIIIPVPDPPVLTILNNGLIKLVKTTKIPVSDTMLMVDDPDSEPSDLVYTVMCTTNSQGFFERYSDPDQRITTFTQQEVIDNMIWFANKGESLTSCVMSLTDGANILKDIAIEMKGVTLSIQRTVSEGARLVHGSFVVFSQENLLVETNVPTQDLDIQYEVTQHPSYGQIQRLQLTDERWVPVSTFAQRHINKGQVRYIHTDLTNLRGSDQFAYIVSCMDQQIRQQIFTIELESVSIDVVTSDTIRIVKGNHKRITSNELWVLTNNENVAQNEITFTLLRAPIHGHLYKAPDSMPLSRVLSNTEPLHKSSVFTLLDIEKGGLVYQLSRNYYSSRHDFMDLKIAAPGARPKIKRFHMEFVPEEQEVRFVINRLEDVIEGGQRAIERSHLYLETMDYREFEYTIVRFPKHGVLQIVDPHSTAVMKSNISRFTNEDVRNLKLVYKHDDSETNTDSFTFTALPIIKNLNQLPTQVNEISDTLEINIMMRNDNPPVRLVDKVLGVVTNQEKVITLDDLAFTDPDIDYDTDQLMYTRRGIPNGEIVYTSNKTKTYQFSQKDIKDGLITFQHSGDPYGRTVIWVSDGQYYTTSLLEIQASPPEISLTRNTGLLVNNGQAMPITTQNLSVETNVNIAPASIRFVMIEEPLHGRLTIARQEITEFTLEDLINGRVMYNHRGGSSSEDMFKFAAVAGNVQVQGLFAIRVYTKTRQHPPRIVHNEILEVMETGIATITQSVLLASHTDSLPSMIVFVVKKTPKYGELLVDGRSDMTSFTQADVNNGVVKYSHSRAGLEQDSFMFEVTNGIQTLRGLEFIIQAIPTTLHLNVQNLTVREGGRKVLTPSMLRLQGRYYDGKDTVYDIIKQPSQGWVEHVRARGQRQRLTSFSSDDLQQGAIFFVHDNGEMSSDQMTVKARIEDEGKESNPAIMFVMVDTINDQSPRIVVNSGLDVWRRSITVITPEVLQAEDVDTEPDFLTYSITQPTNGRVALLNNTYRPITRFTQAQLNAGQVVFEHKGENLGGFDFHISDGVNGNSRPRRFEVRARSLMLELVWNRQLNIYPGQTKQITQEHLYARTNDPHQERPILYNLASRPRKGRIVTMFKDRAVEVQSFQQEDINNGNIYYEHTSTVYGWSQVDLFFFEVSTLYADTLSDEMFDISVSYRHLAEGEISDLIQVSDIVVGEGQTVALERDNLDVSSYLQQLQHDGRRASIVYVLDDLPQHGSLEMDNQPLRRGQIFQQEKIDSRKITYNHDNSDTLLDSFTVILNIKNLDEEDRRTDEEISLTVNITIEPLNDENFEVITREPEISVVQGLQAYITSDDLKTIDPDTPPQEIVYDVTAPPQNGFISNIGSSNSPISRFSQKDVDDRRIIFNHDGSGGSSSFRLRVSDGAFPAMSKVFLVNVIPMSLDFVGNKTAWLLQGQSQVRLDGDVINIRTNGIRNNVMFNVTKQPMYGELYKGQTISLSQFSQIDVDSNLLGYIQQDMSSHMDYLMCDVYYSNTALLLRSQRLTIMVKPLVRQRPLAVRPGTIPRITLNILDASELANKTNSNPHYEVIDAPRYGKLLYHMRSKRDTSESELFSSIDSFTHEDVASEKVLYQPDNGAGKGWDQDSFSFLLTAPSVQPAKGTFHIDIHTSTGKVPLTGSVTVTPRSPNVDNGTDSGVTPKQLEVVSPNVSNDFVIVIAILIPLLVLIVIVVVIVIVLWRKRHEGDYLPGAQKYLRPYNTGSMHQIDQPHVHIAPQSQSAEEQAKPAQSYYNVPMVNVPSGDHTYNGYSHSELSPHDWELQAPLLDSSRTEVSPTVPECKVTPLGNEDENVSPEPSVTDKSTTSLDLYNWSLSDPEFIQHCRTTTPVLRENQYWV; translated from the exons CCTCCTTCTATGGGGACAGCCATGTGAGCCTTCCATTCTCTGATGCTTCGTCATCAACGGCTGTGCAGCTGCGGTTTAAGACTCGGCGGCCTGATGGGCTCCTCCTGCTGGCGGCCGGTACCATGGACTACCTATCTGTCTCTCTCAGTGGTGGGGTGGTGCAGCTGCAAGCAGACTTTGGCTCAGGAGAAATTATCCTAAACTCTAGTCCTGATGTGCGATTGGATGACGGGAGATGGCACCAAGTCAGGGTCACCAGGAGCAATGCAGTCAACACACTACAAGTGGATACCGACAACAAACTAAGTGCTGTCAGCCCCGGGCAGTTATTTGAACTAAACATACAAAATGCAATTTATTTAGGAGGAACTGGTGGTTTCCAATCCCCATCCGGCATCGAATATAAATATTTCCGTGGGTGTATGAGCAATGTCATGTTCAATCGTTACAATATCATCAGTGCGGCTCAGATGTTACAAGGTATGGAAAAGACCTTCAAAGTGTCATGGGATTGTGATGAAGAGTTTGATGCCACTGTTACTGATCCAATCAGCTTAACAACAAACTTTTCATTTGTTGCATTTCCACATTTACGTGCCATTTCTCAAGGCTCTCTTACCTTTGAATTAAAGACCATGTCCCATACATCATTGCTGGTGTTCAGCAGTGGTCACGGGTCCTCCAGTACTAGCCTGGTGGCAATTGAACTAGTGGAGAGACACATCCAGTTAGTTGTGGACCGTGGcgaaggggaggtaactgtgaaGAGTGATAATCTTGTTAGTGATGGTAGATGGCATCAGGTCCAGGTACGATTCTACGCTGATCATGTTATACTGCTGGTTGATGGTGAAGAAGACAGAGGTGACTTCCAGTCAGGCAGAAAAAACCATTTCTCCCTTAGAGGTCACTTGTTCATGGGGGGAGTGGGATTACACGGAACAGAGAAAGCCATCAGACGGAATCTCAAATCTGTTCAGGGAGATAAAGTCAGCTCTACACTGGGTTGTATCAGAAACATCCACGTTAACTCTCGTCCACTTGGATTTCCACACATCCAAATAAGCGAGAGTGTGTCCAGCATTTGTGAATGGACGTTCCCATGTGCTGATGACCCCTGCTCTCCACAGGAGACATGTGAGGAAGAAGGCAACACATTCCGATGTTCTTGTGATGGGGACAGCTGTCACGGGGGATTAGGGAAGGTCCCTTCACAGCAGGACTCTACAGCAGACCCAAGGAGGGGTTCAAATGAAAGGGTGAAGTTGGTAACTGTTCAGGCTTTGGAGGTCAAGGAGGGGTCACAACAGGTCATCACCACAGATAACATCAACGTTGTGTTTAATCACAGATCTTATGGTATTCGTGAATCTGCAATCCAGTTCAATATTGTCACTGAGCCTAGTAATGGCAGAATAGAGAACACTTTAGGACGACGAAGAAACAGTAATGTTTTCACCCTACTTGATCTTCAAGGAAGTAAGATTTTTTATCAACATGAAGGATCGGAGTTGCCAGCTGATGAAGTGATTTTAGAGATGGACGTTATAGCTGACAATGAAAACATTCCAGAGGAATTAGTTAGAAGATTTGCTTTTGTTCTGCCGATAATAATAATACCAGTACCCGATCCACCAGTGTTAACAATTCTTAACAATGGCCTTATAAAATTAGTTAAAACTACAAAAATTCCTGTGTCTGACACCATGTTGATGGTAGATGATCCAGACTCGGAGCCTAGCGACCTTGTATACACGGTAATGTGTACTACCAATTCACAGGGTTTCTTTGAGAGATACAGCGATCCTGACCAGAGAATCACTACATTCACACAACAGGAAGTTATAGATAACATGATCTGGTTTGCCAATAAAGGGGAGTCACTCACTTCTTGTGTCATGAGTTTGACAGATGGCGCTAACATCCTCAAAGACATTGCCATAGAGATGAAAGGGGTCACTCTTTCAATACAACGGACAGTCAGTGAGGGAGCCAGACTGGTGCATGGCAGTTTTGTTGTGTTCAGTCAGGAAAATTTACTTGTTGAGACTAATGTACCAACTCAGGATCTGGATATACAGTATGAAGTAACCCAACACCCATCTTATGGACAGATACAACGACTGCAATTAACTGATGAACGTTGGGTTCCTGTCAGTACATTTGCCCAACGCCACATCAACAAAGGCCAAGTGAGGTACATACACACAGACTTAACCAATCTAAGGGGATCAGACCAGTTTGCCTACATCGTGTCCTGCATGGATCAGCAAATTAGACAACAGATATTCACAATCGAACTGGAGTCTGTAAGCATTGACGTGGTCACCTCGGATACTATCAGAATCGTCAAGGGTAACCACAAAAGGATAACATCTAATGAACTTTGGGTTTTGACAAACAACGAGAATGTGGCACAGAATGAGATCACTTTTACACTTCTTCGTGCTCCGATTCATGGCCATCTGTACAAAGCACCTGACAGCATGCCACTTTCACGGGTCTTGTCAAACACAGAACCACTGCATAAGAGCAGTGTGTTTACACTTTTGGACATAGAGAAAGGTGGTTTGGTCTACCAGCTTTCTCGTAACTACTACAGTAGCAGACACGACTTTATGGACCTCAAGATAGCTGCTCCAGGTGCTCGACCAAAAATAAAGCGGTTTCATATGGAATTTGTACCTGAGGAACAGGAAGTTAGATTTGTTATCAATCGCCTGGAAGATGTGATAGAAGGAGGGCAGCGAGCGATAGAACGCAGTCACCTATATCTAGAAACCATGGACTATCGGGAATTTGAATATACTATCGTCAGGTTCCCCAAACATGGTGTACTGCAGATCGTGGACCCTCATTCAACTGCAGTTATGAAGTCCAACATATCCAGGTTTACCAATGAAGATGTCAGAAATCTGAAATTAGTTTACAAGCACGATGACTCCGAAACAAATACAGACTCTTTTACATTTACCGCCCTACCAATAATAAAAAATCTTAACCAGCTACCAACACAAGTCAACGAGATATCGGATACTTTGGAGATTAACATCATGATGAGGAATGACAACCCCCCTGTCAGGCTGGTGGATAAAGTGTTGGGAGTGGTCACTAACCAAGAGAAGGTCATAACATTGGACGACCTTGCCTTTACTGACCCAGACATTGACTATGACACTGACCAGCTCATGTACACGCGACGAGGAATCCCAAACGGAGAAATTGTATacacatcaaacaaaacaaagacatACCAGTTCTCCCAGAAGGACATCAAGGATGGACTGATAACGTTCCAGCACTCTGGCGACCCCTATGGTAGGACAGTCATTTGGGTTAGTGATGGTCAGTATTACACCACAAGCTTGCTGGAGATCCAGGCGTCTCCTCCAGAAATTAGTCTGACCAGAAACACAGGTCTACTCGTTAACAATGGCCAGGCCATGCCAATCACCACTCAAAATCTAAGTGTAGAGACCAACGTTAACATTGCCCCAGCCAGCATCAGATTTGTCATGATCGAGGAGCCTTTACATGGTCGGTTGACTATTGCCAGACAGGAGATCACAGAGTTTACCCTTGAGGATCTGATCAATGGTAGGGTTATGTACAATCACAGGGGTGGAAGTTCAAGTGAGGACATGTTTAAATTTGCAGCTGTTGCTGGAAATGTCCAAGTGCAGGGCCTGTTTGCAATTCGTGTCTATACCAAGACAAGACAACACCCACCAAGGATTGTCCATAATGAAATCCTGGAGGTGATGGAGACAGGCATTGCCACTATAACTCAATCCGTCCTCCTGGCCAGTCACACAGACAGCCTTCCATCAATGATCGTATTTGTTGTCAAGAAAACTCCCAAATATGGAGAACTGCTGGTTGATGGCCGGTCAGATATGACTTCGTTTACACAGGCAGATGTCAATAATGGCGTTGTTAAGTATAGTCATTCTAGAGCAGGACTAGAACAGGACTCCTTTATGTTTGAAGTCACCAATGGAATCCAGACACTTCGAGGCTTGGAGTTCATTATACAGGCGATTCCTACAACATTGCATCTTAATGTACAAAACCTAACAGTACGGGAGGGAGGCAGGAAAGTTCTGACTCCGTCCATGCTGAGACTTCAAGGTCGCTACTATGATGGTAAGGATACTGTGTATGATATCATAAAACAGCCTAGCCAAGGTTGGGTGGAACATGTTAGAGCTAGAGGACAGCGACAAAGATTGACATCATTCTCTTCAGATGATCTACAACAAGGTGCCATTTTCTTTGTTCATGACAACGGAGAGATGTCATCAGATCAGATGACTGTGAAGGCCAGGATAGAGGACGAAGGGAAGGAAAGCAATCCAGCCATAATGTTTGTCATGGTTGATACTATCAACGATCAGAGTCCACGAATAGTGGTTAACAGTGGGTTGGACGTGTGGCGTCGCTCCATTACCGTCATAACACCAGAGGTGCTGCAGGCTGAGGATGTAGACACAGAGCCAGACTTTCTCACTTACAGCATAACACAGCCAACCAACGGTCGTGTAGCCCTGCTCAATAACACCTACAGGCCTATCACCAGATTTACTCAGGCCCAACTTAATGCTGGGCAGGTTGTATTCGAACACAAAG GGGAGAATCTTGGTGGATTTGACTTCCATATTAGTGATGGTGTTAATGGCAACAGTCGGCCGAGAAGATTTGAGGTGCGAGCCCGGTCCCTAATGTTGGAACTGGTGTGGAACAGACAACTCAATATTTATCCTGGTCAGACAAAACAGATCACTCAAGAGCACCTGTATGCTCGTACAAACGACCCTCACCAGGAGCGCCCAATCTTATATAACCTGGCATCGCGGCCACGAAAGGGACGCATAGTGACAATGTTTAAGGATCGTGCTGTGGAAGTACAGTCGTTCCAACAGGAGGACATAAACAATGGAAACATCTACTACGAACACACCAGTACTGTGTATGGCTGGTCACAGGTGGACCTCTTCTTCTTTGAAGTCTCAACTCTCTATGCAGACACCCTTTCTGATGAGATGTTTGACATCAGTGTGTCGTATCGACACCTGGCAGAAGGGGAGATAAGTGATCTTATTCAAGTCAGTGACATAGTTGTAGGGGAAGGACAGACAGTGGCTTTAGAGCGGGACAACCTTGATGTCTCAAGCTACCTGCAACAGCTACAGCATGATGGCAGGCGAGCTTCAATAGTGTATGTACTGGATGATCTACCACAGCATGGTAGCCTGGAGATGGATAATCAGCCACTAAGGAGGGGTCAAATATTTCAACAGGAGAAAATTGACTCTCGAAAAATAACATACAATCATGATAACTCAGACACTTTATTAGACTCTTTCACTGtgatattaaacattaaaaatctGGACGAGGAAGACCGTCGAACTGATGAAGAGATCAGTTTGACTGTAAACATAACAATCGAGCCGTTGAATGATGAAAACTTTGAGGTGATAACACGTGAGCCAGAAATCAGTGTGGTACAGGGCCTTCAAGCCTACATCACCAGCGATGACCTCAAGACTATTGACCCGGACACTCCACCACAGGAAATTGTTTACGATGTGACAGCACCCCCTCAGAATGGATTCATTTCCAACATAGGCTCCTCAAACTCGCCAATCTCAAGATTTTCACAAAAGGATGTGGATGACAGGAGGATAATTTTTAATCATGATGGTAGTGGTGGTAGTTCTAGCTTTAGATTACGTGTGTCAGATGGAGCTTTCCCAGCCATGTCTAAAGTGTTTCTTGTAAATGTTATACCGATGTCGTTAGACTTTGTTGGAAACAAGACTGCTTGGTTACTACAGGGACAAAGCCAGGTGAGATTGGATGGAGATGTGATCAACATCAGGACTAATGGTATACGTAATAATGTCATGTTTAATGTTACAAAACAGCCAATGTATGGAGAGCTCTACAAAGGGCAGACAATCTCTTTGTCCCAGTTTAGTCAGATAGATGTGGACAGTAATCTGCTTGGGTACATACAGCAGGATATGTCATCACACATGGACTATTTAATGTGTGATGTGTATTACTCCAACACTGCACTGCTGTTACGTAGCCAGCGACTCACCATCATGGTGAAGCCCCTTGTCCGACAGAGACCTCTAGCGGTCCGTCCAGGAACTATACCAAGGATCACACTCAATATTCTGGATGCGAGTGAGTTAGCTAATAAAACCAACAGTAATCCTCACTATGAAGTGATTGATGCTCCACGTTATGGGAAACTTTTATATCATATGCGGAGTAAGCGTGATACGAGTGAGAGTGAACTGTTCTCTTCAATAGATAGTTTTACACACGAGGATGTGGCATCCGAGAAAGTGCTGTACCAGCCTGACAATGGTGCAGGCAAAGGCTGGGATCAGGATAGCTTCTCCTTCCTACTGACCGCTCCCAGTGTCCAGCCAGCCAAGGGTACCTTCCACATAGACATTCATACTTCTACCGGGAAGGTTCCTCTGACTGGGAGTGTGACTGTTACCCCCCGTAGTCCCAATGTGGACAATGGCACAGACAGTGGAGTCACACCGAAACAGCTCGAGGTGGTCAGCCCTAATGTCAGCAATGACTTCGTGATTGTTATAGCCATACTCATCCCACTTTTAGTGCTTATAGTAATTGTTGTAgtcattgttattgttttgtggAGAAAAAGACACGAAGGAGACTACTTACCAGGTGCTCAAAAATATCTGCGGCCCTACAATACGGGGTCAATGCACCAAATAGATCAGCCCCATGTTCACATAGCCCCGCAGTCCCAGTCGGCTGAGGAGCAGGCCAAACCTGCACAGAGCTACTACAATGTCCCAATGGTGAATGTGCCATCTGGAGATCACACTTACAATGGGTACAGTCActcagagttatctccccatGACTGGGAGTTACAGGCACCCTTGTTGGACTCCAGTAGGACTGAGGTTAGCCCCACAGTGCCCGAGTGTAAGGTGACTCCTCTTGGTAATGAAGACGAAAATGTATCTCCTGAGCCGAGTGTAACAGACAAGTCAACAACAAGTCTAGACCTGTACAATTGGTCTTTATCAGACCCCGAGTTTATACAGCACTGTCGTACAACTACGCCCGTCCTCAGAGAGAACCAGTACTGGGTCTGA